From the Megasphaera vaginalis (ex Bordigoni et al. 2020) genome, one window contains:
- a CDS encoding helix-turn-helix domain-containing protein, giving the protein MTTLNENIKRTRLQQKMTLDDVAKIVGVSRQTIQRYESGVIGNIPSDRIEKIALALHTTPGALMGWEQAEDQNGYYDDSDTAELAEKLRTDPELKILFSAAADLSPEEMQQAANYIRFLKTERNK; this is encoded by the coding sequence ATGACAACTTTAAACGAAAATATTAAAAGAACAAGATTACAGCAGAAGATGACACTGGATGATGTCGCTAAAATCGTGGGGGTCAGCCGGCAGACAATCCAGCGATATGAATCCGGAGTCATTGGAAATATACCATCTGACCGGATAGAAAAGATTGCGCTGGCGCTGCATACGACACCAGGCGCTCTCATGGGTTGGGAACAAGCTGAGGACCAGAACGGCTATTACGATGATTCTGATACAGCGGAACTGGCAGAAAAGCTGCGCACGGACCCGGAGCTTAAGATTCTCTTCTCGGCAGCAGCGGACCTGTCACCGGAAGAAATGCAGCAGGCGGCCAACTACATCCGGTTTTTGAAAACGGAAAGGAATAAATAG
- a CDS encoding helix-turn-helix domain-containing protein, whose product MVDTNALRGIIAREGKSQVQVADALGITPKTFYEKMKKGVFNSDELYAMVKFLNISNPIKIFLPTRLRIK is encoded by the coding sequence ATGGTCGATACAAATGCCCTGCGCGGTATCATTGCGCGGGAAGGGAAGTCTCAGGTACAGGTAGCGGATGCGCTCGGTATCACCCCTAAGACTTTCTACGAAAAGATGAAAAAAGGTGTCTTCAACTCTGACGAATTGTATGCAATGGTAAAATTTCTGAATATTTCTAACCCTATAAAAATTTTTTTACCGACAAGGTTACGTATTAAGTGA
- a CDS encoding LysE family transporter — translation MNFAAFFSYVFLTAFTPGPNNIMSMTNAGKYGFKKSFPFNLGIFMGFILVMSCCAIFSALLYDLIPTVEPAMLAVGAAYILWLAWIIWRDKPSDGKKSLMQTTSFFTGMILQFINVKVILYGITAMSSFVFPHYRAFADIAFFIFLLSFIGFAGTCCWSFFGAAFEQLFSTYRKATNLIMALALVYCAVTMLLDR, via the coding sequence ATGAATTTTGCAGCCTTTTTTTCATATGTTTTTCTTACGGCGTTCACGCCGGGACCGAACAATATCATGTCCATGACTAATGCGGGGAAGTATGGCTTCAAAAAATCATTTCCCTTTAATCTCGGCATTTTTATGGGATTTATTCTGGTCATGTCCTGCTGCGCGATTTTTTCCGCTTTGCTTTACGATCTGATCCCCACTGTCGAACCAGCCATGTTGGCAGTCGGCGCCGCATATATCCTTTGGCTTGCCTGGATCATCTGGCGAGATAAACCGAGTGACGGTAAAAAGAGCCTCATGCAGACAACGAGCTTCTTTACAGGCATGATTCTGCAATTTATCAACGTAAAGGTTATTCTTTACGGTATTACGGCCATGTCATCCTTTGTTTTCCCTCATTACAGAGCCTTTGCGGATATTGCCTTTTTCATCTTTCTTTTGTCGTTTATCGGATTCGCCGGTACTTGTTGTTGGTCATTCTTCGGCGCCGCCTTTGAACAGTTGTTTTCAACGTACAGAAAAGCGACGAATCTGATTATGGCCTTAGCGTTAGTATATTGCGCCGTGACCATGCTTCTGGACCGGTAA
- a CDS encoding LysR family transcriptional regulator: MDLKYLHTFKTVTEEGSFIRAAERLNYTQSTITFQINQLEKDLSIKLFEKIGRKMVLTKAGESLIPYVDDVLFSLDKLKNFDADLSGYSGDLHVGVGETLLCYKVPRILRKFREEAPKAQLFLRSMNCYDIRDELMTGALDIGIFYDYVGGFGTSLKTHAIDTYGLALLASPEMRDRFPDFITADQQIPVSFIINEPTCVFRQIFEQYLRKKSIMLDHTIEMWSITTIKNLVKNNVGITFLPRFAAAEELKAGSLVEIRTELTDMTIAAVCGYHKNKWVSPLMDLFISSCATIQ, translated from the coding sequence ATGGACTTGAAATACTTGCATACGTTCAAGACGGTTACTGAAGAAGGTAGTTTTATTCGTGCTGCAGAGCGGTTAAATTACACACAATCGACGATAACTTTTCAGATCAATCAGTTGGAAAAGGATCTTTCCATAAAGCTTTTTGAAAAAATCGGCAGAAAAATGGTTCTCACGAAAGCCGGCGAATCATTGATTCCCTATGTGGATGATGTGCTGTTTTCTTTGGATAAGTTAAAAAATTTCGATGCAGATCTCAGTGGCTACAGCGGTGATTTGCACGTCGGCGTCGGCGAGACGCTGCTATGTTACAAGGTACCCCGGATTCTGCGAAAATTCCGTGAAGAAGCGCCGAAAGCACAGCTTTTTCTGCGATCGATGAACTGTTATGACATTCGTGATGAATTGATGACGGGCGCTTTGGATATCGGAATTTTTTACGACTACGTCGGCGGTTTCGGTACCAGTCTGAAAACGCATGCCATTGATACATACGGTTTGGCATTGCTTGCTTCGCCGGAGATGCGAGACCGATTTCCCGATTTCATTACGGCCGATCAGCAGATTCCCGTATCGTTTATCATTAATGAGCCAACTTGCGTGTTCCGACAGATATTCGAACAATATCTGCGGAAAAAATCGATCATGTTGGATCATACCATTGAAATGTGGAGCATTACGACGATTAAGAACCTCGTGAAAAATAATGTCGGTATTACTTTTTTGCCCCGTTTCGCGGCGGCAGAGGAATTAAAAGCCGGCAGTCTCGTTGAGATACGAACGGAGCTTACGGATATGACGATAGCTGCTGTTTGCGGTTATCACAAGAACAAATGGGTCAGTCCGTTGATGGATCTGTTTATTTCCTCTTGTGCGACTATTCAATAA
- a CDS encoding SNF2-related protein — protein MEDCRACAWDGYCIPDECIGIQKSAGTCANRIPAKKNIPTTVYHRKRVTTMDYTNFIQSKMTIDASHGLQVPVDQLTPALFDFQRDIVHWALAKGRAAIFADCGLGKTLMQLAWSLEVHKATNKPVLILAPLAVAAQTAAEGRRFGIDAVVIEHPEDVVNGVNITNYDKLDRFDTAVLAGVVLDESSILKSFTGKVRTMLINAFFRTPYRLACTATPAPNDYMELGNHSEFLGIMTRTEMLSMFFVHDGGETSKWRLKGHAEKAFWRWMAGWAVVLDNPVSLDYKDEGYTLPELRMHEIIVDGDTPTTERLTLTQRRNARKESLDARCQAAADLVNNSQDQWLVWCDLNAESEKLHELCNLSRQVLGSDKSSYKSSTMLGFSVGVLKCLVTKPKIAGFGMNWQNCHNMIFVGLSDSYEQYYQAVRRCWRFGQTQPVNVYIIISAKEGTVKENIERKEADAINMRRKMAELTRESVKENLSRTARIMSVYKPATPMQLPAWAEMEAI, from the coding sequence ATGGAAGACTGCAGAGCCTGTGCCTGGGATGGCTACTGCATCCCGGATGAGTGCATAGGCATACAAAAAAGCGCCGGCACCTGCGCCAACAGGATACCGGCAAAAAAAAATATTCCAACAACAGTATATCACAGAAAACGAGTGACCACCATGGACTACACGAATTTCATACAATCTAAAATGACGATTGACGCCAGCCACGGTCTGCAGGTCCCGGTGGATCAGCTGACTCCAGCGCTGTTCGACTTCCAACGCGATATCGTGCACTGGGCATTAGCAAAGGGTAGAGCCGCTATTTTTGCGGATTGCGGGCTGGGGAAAACGCTGATGCAGCTGGCATGGTCGTTGGAAGTACATAAAGCCACTAATAAACCAGTACTGATTCTTGCGCCGCTGGCTGTTGCAGCGCAAACCGCAGCAGAGGGCAGGCGGTTCGGTATTGACGCCGTCGTCATTGAGCATCCGGAAGATGTTGTAAACGGGGTCAACATCACGAACTACGACAAGCTGGACCGATTCGACACGGCCGTACTTGCCGGTGTCGTCCTGGACGAATCATCAATCCTGAAGTCCTTTACCGGCAAGGTCCGGACGATGCTGATCAACGCTTTCTTCAGGACACCGTACCGGCTGGCCTGCACGGCGACACCGGCGCCTAATGACTATATGGAGCTCGGCAACCATAGCGAATTCCTGGGCATCATGACAAGGACGGAGATGCTCAGCATGTTCTTCGTCCACGACGGCGGAGAAACGTCGAAATGGCGGCTCAAGGGCCACGCAGAAAAGGCATTCTGGCGCTGGATGGCAGGGTGGGCCGTCGTCCTCGATAACCCGGTCAGTCTGGACTATAAAGACGAGGGCTACACACTGCCGGAGCTCCGGATGCATGAAATCATTGTTGACGGCGATACGCCGACAACAGAAAGGCTGACGCTGACACAACGGCGCAATGCGCGGAAGGAATCACTGGACGCACGATGCCAAGCTGCTGCGGACCTAGTCAACAACAGCCAGGACCAATGGCTGGTATGGTGTGACCTCAATGCAGAATCGGAAAAGCTCCATGAGCTCTGCAACTTATCGCGGCAGGTCCTCGGATCCGACAAAAGCAGCTATAAGTCGAGTACGATGCTGGGCTTTTCTGTCGGCGTCCTGAAATGCCTAGTCACGAAACCTAAGATCGCCGGATTCGGGATGAACTGGCAGAACTGCCACAACATGATATTTGTTGGATTGAGTGACAGCTACGAACAATACTATCAAGCTGTTCGCCGTTGCTGGCGCTTTGGCCAGACTCAGCCCGTCAATGTCTACATCATCATCAGCGCCAAAGAAGGCACGGTTAAGGAAAATATTGAACGCAAAGAAGCGGATGCCATCAACATGAGGCGGAAAATGGCAGAATTAACCCGCGAATCCGTCAAAGAAAACTTATCCCGGACGGCGCGCATCATGAGCGTCTACAAACCGGCAACGCCCATGCAATTACCTGCCTGGGCAGAAATGGAGGCAATATAA
- a CDS encoding ImmA/IrrE family metallo-endopeptidase, producing MTINIVLCDIPYAKAGTAENDDGSYTICINKGLSQEQAKDEILHELSHINRNDFDAKKEATLIEEMIRRSDFIEDAKDMDFFYHVV from the coding sequence ATGACGATTAATATAGTACTTTGCGATATTCCGTATGCCAAAGCTGGCACGGCAGAAAATGACGATGGCAGCTATACCATTTGTATTAATAAAGGGTTATCACAAGAGCAAGCGAAAGACGAAATTTTGCACGAACTATCGCATATAAATAGGAATGATTTTGACGCAAAAAAAGAAGCGACCCTTATTGAAGAAATGATTCGTCGCAGTGATTTCATAGAAGACGCTAAAGATATGGATTTCTTCTATCATGTTGTTTAA
- a CDS encoding tyrosine-type recombinase/integrase codes for MFLRQIKDRWYYTINEKDDMGRYHKHEHFGGFTRAEAARAYRVAMREIDRTGRFFEPSSLLYPDFLQEWMEKEVRINLKPNTVDAYENIVDNHLTPAFAKVRLKDITTPMLQDYITDLRNKYARGTLKSIAAVLRSSFRWCVANRRYLTINPMDNVRVPRYTPQFQTIKVFTAEQIEQIFERFPRGNQLHMPCMLSYCTGMRLGECLALRWSNVDLKAHTLEVVGNKYDKTGDARIESPKTASSLRVITFGRKLAAELRAQRLWQERDQFEYGWYYRRSDAVCTEENGKPLTSNKTRYFNLWCREHFGGLSFHSFRHTHATMLIENGLALDYVSKRLGHASVYTTANIYDSITDKREKEALSVMDSIL; via the coding sequence ATGTTTTTACGACAAATCAAAGATAGATGGTACTACACCATAAACGAGAAGGACGATATGGGACGGTACCATAAGCATGAACACTTCGGGGGATTCACCCGGGCCGAGGCTGCCAGGGCCTACCGTGTCGCCATGCGGGAGATAGACCGGACCGGGCGGTTCTTCGAGCCATCCAGTTTACTCTACCCGGATTTCTTGCAGGAGTGGATGGAAAAGGAAGTTCGCATCAATCTGAAGCCGAACACAGTCGATGCTTATGAAAACATCGTCGATAATCATCTGACTCCGGCTTTTGCCAAGGTCCGGCTGAAGGACATCACGACACCGATGCTGCAGGACTATATCACAGATTTGAGAAATAAATACGCCCGGGGTACATTGAAATCAATTGCAGCGGTCCTGCGGTCCTCTTTTCGCTGGTGTGTGGCCAATAGGCGGTACCTGACTATCAATCCAATGGATAACGTCAGAGTGCCCCGGTACACCCCGCAGTTTCAGACGATTAAGGTCTTCACGGCTGAACAGATTGAGCAGATTTTCGAGCGCTTCCCACGAGGAAATCAGTTGCACATGCCGTGCATGCTTTCATACTGCACAGGGATGCGGCTCGGGGAATGCCTGGCCCTACGGTGGTCAAATGTAGATCTAAAAGCGCACACGCTGGAAGTCGTTGGCAACAAGTACGACAAAACAGGAGATGCCCGTATTGAGTCGCCGAAGACCGCATCATCGCTGCGGGTTATCACCTTTGGCCGGAAACTAGCTGCCGAGCTGAGGGCACAGAGGCTCTGGCAGGAACGGGATCAGTTCGAGTATGGCTGGTACTATCGCCGATCCGACGCAGTATGCACGGAAGAGAATGGAAAACCGCTTACCAGTAACAAGACTCGGTACTTTAACCTCTGGTGTCGGGAACACTTCGGCGGGCTATCCTTTCACTCGTTTCGGCATACCCATGCCACAATGCTTATCGAGAATGGACTAGCCCTGGACTACGTTTCGAAGCGCCTCGGCCATGCCTCGGTCTATACGACGGCCAATATCTACGATAGCATCACCGATAAAAGGGAAAAGGAAGCCCTCTCCGTCATGGACAGCATCTTATAG
- a CDS encoding helix-turn-helix domain-containing protein, producing the protein MYIGELIKKYREQNNLSMQEFANRSGLSKAYIGMLEKVINPSTGKPISPSLPKMQAIARAMNMSLDDLLPKLESDQEVIINTQPQGYYIDPETAAYAEELRTNPELKVLFSASKDLTKEQMKEAYNYIKFLKSREKNNDD; encoded by the coding sequence ATGTATATAGGCGAATTGATAAAAAAATACCGCGAGCAAAATAATCTCTCAATGCAAGAATTTGCTAACCGTTCAGGATTAAGTAAAGCTTATATTGGAATGTTAGAAAAAGTGATTAACCCTTCTACTGGAAAGCCAATAAGCCCATCTTTACCAAAAATGCAAGCTATTGCAAGGGCAATGAATATGTCATTGGATGACTTATTACCTAAATTAGAAAGTGATCAAGAGGTTATAATTAATACTCAACCTCAAGGCTATTACATAGATCCTGAAACAGCTGCATATGCTGAAGAGTTGCGTACTAATCCAGAACTGAAAGTTCTTTTCAGCGCGTCCAAGGATTTAACAAAAGAACAGATGAAAGAAGCATACAACTATATAAAATTCTTAAAATCGAGGGAAAAAAATAATGACGATTAA
- a CDS encoding helix-turn-helix transcriptional regulator, which produces MYKVKERRKLLGLTQEELAKRAGISRQTIISIESDMEVPTSTITLIRLANSLMCKVSDIFIA; this is translated from the coding sequence ATGTATAAAGTGAAAGAGAGGAGAAAACTTCTTGGTCTTACTCAAGAAGAATTGGCAAAAAGAGCAGGAATATCCCGTCAAACAATTATTTCTATAGAAAGTGATATGGAAGTTCCTACTTCGACAATAACGTTAATAAGATTAGCAAATTCTTTAATGTGTAAGGTTTCGGATATTTTTATAGCCTGA
- a CDS encoding type I restriction endonuclease: MSFEEKIHSFSARIPNLQNNISTEEATKTSLVMPFFQLLGYDVFNPEEFIPEFTADVGIKKGEKVDYAILINDEPVILIECKNINEDLTKHGSQLFRYFGTSAAKFGILTNGIIYRFYTDIEETNKMDKAPFLEINLLALKEYQIQELQKFQKENFDKNQIYDTAAELKYMSQIRQVIKDELVKPSEEFVRLILNRGIYEGMKTQAVVEKYQPLVKRAFNLVISEIINDRLKSAISKESESSAGNDSTEPQGPETPLESLPEKKIITTPEELSSFYVIKSILRTKIDASRITYKDTETYFAVNLDKKTTRWICRIYIKDKVKFIMIKNGDNAIRYDIESVDDIFDLSTQLIARLDELVK, encoded by the coding sequence ATGTCATTCGAAGAAAAAATTCATTCTTTCTCGGCCCGTATTCCAAATTTACAAAACAACATCTCTACAGAAGAAGCCACAAAAACATCATTAGTTATGCCATTTTTTCAGCTCCTTGGTTATGATGTATTTAATCCAGAAGAATTCATTCCTGAATTTACGGCAGATGTAGGTATTAAAAAAGGAGAAAAAGTAGACTATGCCATTTTGATTAATGATGAACCGGTTATATTAATCGAATGTAAAAATATAAATGAAGATTTGACAAAACATGGTTCCCAACTATTCCGATACTTTGGAACATCTGCTGCTAAGTTCGGTATTTTAACCAATGGAATAATTTATCGTTTTTACACCGATATAGAAGAGACTAATAAAATGGATAAAGCTCCATTCTTAGAAATTAACTTATTAGCTTTAAAAGAATACCAAATTCAAGAACTTCAAAAATTTCAAAAAGAAAATTTTGATAAGAACCAAATATATGATACTGCCGCAGAATTAAAATACATGAGTCAAATCAGACAAGTTATAAAAGATGAACTAGTAAAGCCTAGTGAGGAATTCGTTAGACTAATTTTGAACAGAGGAATATACGAAGGGATGAAAACTCAAGCAGTCGTCGAAAAATATCAACCATTGGTAAAGAGAGCTTTCAACCTTGTAATTTCCGAAATAATAAACGACCGTTTAAAAAGTGCTATTTCAAAAGAATCTGAGAGCTCCGCAGGGAATGACTCTACCGAACCACAAGGTCCGGAAACTCCACTAGAATCACTCCCAGAAAAGAAAATTATCACTACACCCGAAGAATTATCGAGTTTTTATGTAATAAAATCAATTTTGCGAACCAAAATCGATGCGTCCCGCATAACATATAAAGATACTGAAACATATTTTGCGGTAAACCTTGATAAAAAAACAACAAGATGGATCTGCCGGATCTATATTAAGGATAAAGTAAAATTTATTATGATAAAGAATGGAGATAACGCCATTCGCTACGATATCGAATCTGTAGATGATATATTTGATTTATCAACGCAATTAATTGCTAGACTCGACGAACTTGTAAAGTAA